From the Hevea brasiliensis isolate MT/VB/25A 57/8 chromosome 15, ASM3005281v1, whole genome shotgun sequence genome, one window contains:
- the LOC110670865 gene encoding ribonucleoside-diphosphate reductase small chain A, whose translation MGSLRNGADTERCREDEEREEPMLEERNQRFCMFPIRYKQLWEMYKKAESESKFLREKSRDYQKASVMSSLHHGGKNFKMDEDF comes from the exons ATGGGTTCTCTAAGAAATGGAGCAGACACAGAAAGATGCAGAGAAGACGAAGAACGGGAGGAGCCAATGCTAGAGGAACGGAACCAGAGATTTTGTATGTTTCCCATCAGATATAAGCAACTTTGGGAGATGTACAAGAAGGCtgag AGCGAAAGCAAATTTCTTCGAGAGAAGAGTAGAGATTATCAGAAGGCATCTGTTATGTCGAGCCTTCATCATGGTGGAAAAAACTTTAAAATGGATGAAGACTTCTAG
- the LOC110670928 gene encoding uncharacterized protein At5g19025 — protein MHRLLFTMPSPSSSSKPIKFSSSSSSNPNPNSTSCSSSSSSSSSLLCKHSPSATLDILILILVLFAGIFLLTSYFSYIFRSLSILLSHSSLHLSIHVPPVPYICGFLALFLLSILFVEFCCGPRSRKCEKPGCKGLKKAMEFDLQLQTEDCLKSSGAKEFDKLPWKGGSEGNPDYECLRAELRKMAPPNGRAVLLFRARCGCPVAKLEGWGPKKGRRHKKALANVAVNGGGDHR, from the exons ATGCACCGACTCCTTTTCACCATGCCCTCTCCCTCTTCCTCCTCAAAACCCAtcaaattctcttcttcttcatcatcaaaccctaaccctaattcaacttcctgttcttcttcttcttcttcttcttcttccctgctCTGTAAACACTCTCCATCAGCCACACTTGACATTCTAATTCTGATTCTGGTTCTCTTTGCAGGGATTTTCCTCTTAACTTCTTACTTTTCTTATATATTTCGCTCTCTTTCCATCCTCCTCTCTCACTCTTCCCTCCACCTTTCCATCCATGTCCCTCCCGTTCCCTACATTTGTGGCTTCTTGGCGCTGTTCCTCCTTTCTATTCTTTTTGTTGAGTTCTGCTGCGGTCCGAGATCTCGCAAGTGCGAGAAGCCTGGATGCAAGGGATTGAAGAAGGCGATGGAGTTCGATTTACAGTTGCAAACGGAGGATTGTCTGAAATCCAGTGGAGCTAAGGAGTTCGATAAGTTGCCATGGAAAGGAGGGAGTGAAGGGAATCCTGATTATGAATGTCTTCGAGCTGAATTGCGGAAGATGGCTCCGCCTAATGGGAGAGCTGTTTTGCTTTTCCGAGCAAGGTGTGGATGTCCCGTCGCTAAATTGGAGGGTTGGGGTCCAAAAAAGGGTAGGCGCCATAAAAA GGCTTTGGCTAATGTAGCTGTTAATGGAGGAGGAGATCATCGCTGA
- the LOC110670925 gene encoding pentatricopeptide repeat-containing protein At5g19020, mitochondrial: MILSSKFETLLRFFISSPFVSPASTLKRLSTKTFQTPPLSQQRENPLLHLHALVNLTTYQKDSNYELALVSALKFCSTHLAIYQGQQIHCLVLKSGLDSNTFIHNSLISLYAKCGILADANSLFESCASSDPVPYNIMIAGYVKSGKLDDARKLFEVMPTKGCVSYTTMMMGFVQNDCWIDAIGLYKQMRNVGVVPNEVTLATLISASSHLGEIWGCRMLHGLVIKMMFSGFVLISTNLLHMYCVCSSIVEARALFDEMPERNMVSWNVMLNGYSKAGFIDLAKEVFERIPCKDVVSWCTIIDGYVRVGKLSEAFITYRSMVSTGLGPNDIMMVDLISACGRTMAIGMGQQLHSTIVKVGLDCYDFVQATVIHFYAACGMINEACLQFGMGSKDNVASWNALIAGFIRNRMIDQARQLFNEMPERDVFSWSTMISGYTQNEQPNLALELFHGMVASGIQPNEVTMVSVLSAIAALGTLKEGRWAHEYLRDNSIPISDNLSAAIIDMYAKCGSINTALEVFYGVRDKASTVSPWNAIICGLAMHGHAKLSLKIFSDLERRHIKLNAITFIGVLSACCHAGLVELGERYFMSMKSVHNINPDIKHYGCMVDLLGRVGRLEEAEEMIKSMPMKADVVIWGTLLSACRTHGNVDVGERAAENLARLEPSHGASRVLLSNIYAGAGKWEDAFLVRRAMRSHRMQRLPGYSGVT; the protein is encoded by the coding sequence ATGATCCTGTCTTCAAAATTCGAAACTCTTCTCCGTTTTTTCATCTCTTCTCCTTTTGTCTCACCGGCGTCCACTCTCAAACGGTTATCTACCAAAACTTTCCAAACCCCGCCGTTGTCCCAGCAACGAGAAAACCCACTACTTCATCTCCATGCTCTCGTCAATCTCACAACATACCAAAAGGATTCCAATTACGAGCTGGCTTTGGTTTCGGCTCTAAAATTTTGTTCAACACATTTGGCTATCTATCAAGGCCAACAAATCCATTGCCTTGTTCTGAAATCCGGCCTGGATTCAAACACGTTCATACACAACAGTTTGATTAGCTTGTATGCCAAATGTGGGATTTTAGCTGATGCTAATTCCTTGTTTGAATCATGTGCCAGTTCGGATCCTGTGCCCTATAATATAATGATTGCTGGTTATGTGAAATCTGGAAAATTAGATGATGCCCGCAAGTTATTTGAGGTAATGCCTACAAAAGGTTGTGTTTCGTACACTACTATGATGATGGGTTTTGTCCAAAATGATTGTTGGATTGACGCAATTGGCCTGTATAAGCAGATGAGAAATGTGGGTGTGGTTCCTAATGAAGTGACTTTGGCAACTTTGATCTCCGCTTCTTCTCATCTAGGTGAGATTTGGGGCTGTAGAATGCTTCATGGATTGGTGATCAAGATGATGTTTAGTGGGTTTGTTCTGATTTCAACTAATTTGTTGCATATGTATTGTGTTTGTTCAAGTATAGTTGAAGCGAGAGCTTTGTTTGATGAGATGCCTGAAAGAAATATGGTTTCATGGAATGTAATGTTAAATGGCTATTCAAAAGCAGGGTTTATTGATTTGGCTAAAGAAGTTTTTGAGAGGATCCCGTGTAAAGATGTAGTTTCATGGTGTACTATAATTGATGGTTATGTTCGAGTAGGAAAGTTAAGTGAAGCTTTCATAACCTATCGATCGATGGTATCTACAGGGTTGGGACCTAATGATATTATGATGGTTGATTTGATTTCTGCATGTGGGAGAACAATGGCGATTGGCATGGGTCAGCAATTACACAGTACCATTGTAAAAGTGGGTTTGGACTGTTATGATTTTGTACAGGCAACTGTTATCCATTTTTACGCAGCTTGTGGCATGATTAATGAGGCTTGTTTGCAATTTGGAATGGGTAGCAaggacaatgtagcttcttggaATGCTCTCATTGCAGGATTTATACGGAATAGAATGATTGATCAGGCAAGGCAATTGTTCAATGAGATGCCTGAGAGAGATGTTTTTTCATGGAGCACAATGATTTCTGGTTACACGCAGAATGAGCAGCCTAACTTGGCATTAGAATTATTCCATGGGATGGTAGCTAGTGGGATCCAACCCAATGAAGTAACAATGGTGAGTGTTCTTTCGGCTATTGCTGCTTTAGGCACGTTAAAAGAAGGAAGATGGGCCCATGAATATTTGCGTGATAACTCCATCCCTATTAGTGACAATTTAAGTGCTGCAATAATTGACATGTATGCAAAATGCGGGAGCATCAATACTGCCTTAGAGGTGTTCTATGGAGTCAGGGATAAGGCATCTACTGTCTCGCCATGGAATGCTATTATATGCGGGTTGGCCATGCATGGACATGCAAAGttgtctcttaaaatattttcagACTTGGAAAGGCGCCATATCAAGCTCAATGCAATCACATTCATTGGAGTCCTCAGTGCATGTTGCCATGCCGGGTTGGTGGAACTAGGGGAGAGATATTTTATGAGCATGAAGAGCGTACATAATATAAATCCGGATATCAAGCATTATGGCTGTATGGTGGATCTCTTGGGTAGAGTAGGGCGTCTTGAAGAAGCTGAGGAAATGATAAAGAGCATGCCCATGAAGGCAGATGTTGTGATATGGGGCACATTGTTATCAGCATGCAGAACTCATGGGAATGTGGATGTAGGAGAAAGGGCTGCAGAAAATTTGGCAAGATTGGAACCATCTCATGGGGCAAGCAGAGTTCTTTTATCCAACATATATGCAGGTGCAGGGAAGTGGGAGGATGCATTTTTAGTGAGGAGAGCAATGCGAAGTCATAGAATGCAGAGATTGCCAGGTTACAGTGGTGTTACATGA
- the LOC110670924 gene encoding mediator of RNA polymerase II transcription subunit 33A, translating to MAVSIESSVWDCVIEITKVAQEKGSDPLLWALQISSNLSSSGVLLPSPELADVLVSYICWDNNVPILWKFLEKALVLKIVPPLMVLALLSDRVIPCRRSQPVAYRLFIELLKRYAFSLKDQIKSPNYVKVMKSIDAVLHLSQNFGLQAINPGILIVEFIYSIVWQLLDASLDDEGLLELTPEKKSGWATKLQEMEIDGHENYDEKRAEHLEKLQNLNTEMAIEIIGLFLKTKLTSRILYLARQNLPAHWSRFVQRLQLLGANSAALRNLKTLTAEGLLQLTSETHLVLTQGSKTSSLQKFHAVMALGSLVSSAGVCHGASRSALWLPLDLALEDAMDGYQVNATSAIEIITGLTKTLQAINNTTWHDTFLGLWIAALRLVQRERDPIEGPIPRLDTCLCILLSIIPLVVADLIEEEENVPIEESEWVSTNHWKGKKVPGKRRNDLVSSLQLLGDYQGLLSPPQSVVSAANQAAAKAMLFVSGIKVGSAYFECINMNDMPINCSGNMRHLIVEACIARNLLDTSSYFWPGYVNGSISQIPHSVPAQVPGWSSFMKGALLTPVMISALVSSPASSLAELEKVYELAVNGSDDEKISAATILCGASLLRGWNIQEHTVHFITRLLSPSVPVDYSGVDSHLISYAPILNVLIVGLASVDCVQIFSLHGLVPQLACSLMPICEVFGTCVPDVSWTLPTGEEISAHAVFSNAFALLLKLWRFNHPPLEHGVGDVPTVGSQLTPEYILSVRNSYLVSSGNVYKDRNKRRLSSVATSSSLKPIFVDSFPKLKVWYRQHQKCLASTLSGLVHGTPVHQIVNVLLNMMFRKINRGSQSLTTITSGSSCSSGSGNEDSSLRPKLPAWDILEAVPFVVDAALTACAHGRLSPRELATGLKDLADFLPASLATIVSYFSAEVSRGVWKPVYMNGTDWPSPAANLSNVEEKIKKILAATGVDIPSLAAGGSSPATLPLPLAAFVSLTITYKIDKASERFLNLAGPALESLAAGCPWPCMPIVASLWTQKAKRWFDFLVFSASRTVFLHNSDAVFQLLKSCFTVTLGLGPTDISSNGGVGALLGHGFGSHFRGGISPVAPGILYLRVYRSVREIVFITEEIISLIMHSVREIACSGLPREKLEKLKITNNGLRCGQVSFTAAMTRVKLAASLGASLIWLSGGVGLVQSLFKETLPSWFIAVHRSDQEEGPEGMVAMLGGYALAYFAVLCGAFAWGVDSSSSASKRRPKVLGVHLEFLASALDGKISLGCDWATWRSYVSGFVSLMVGCTPSWVLEVDADVLERLSKGLRQWNEEELALALLGVGGVETMGAAAELIIEEQ from the exons ATGGCCGTTTCCATTGAAAGCAGCGTCTGGGATTGTGTTATAGAGATAACCAAGGTGGCCCAAGAGAAAGGCAGTGATCCTTTGCTCTGGGCTCTGCAGATATCATCAAATTTAAGCTCTAGTGGAGTCCTGTTACCCTCTCCAGAGCTAGCAGATGTGTTGGTGTCTTACATTTGTTGGGATAATAATGTGCCCATTCTCTGGAAGTTTCTGGAGAAGGCCTTGGTATTGAAGATTGTGCCCCCTTTAATGGTTCTTGCTTTGCTTTCTGAcag GGTTATTCCATGCCGACGTTCCCAACCGGTGGCATATAGGCTTTTTATAGAACTTCTTAAGAGATATGCTTTTTCATTAAAGGATCAAATTAAATCTCCAAATTATGTAAA GGTCATGAAATCGATAGATGCTGTTCTCCATTTATCCCAGAATTTTGGTCTGCAAGCTATTAATCCTGGGATCCTCATCGTTGAGTTTATCTATTCAATTGTGTGGCAGTTGCTTGATGCATCATTGGATGATGAAGGGTTGCTGGAACTTACCCCGGAGAAGAAGTCTGGATGGGCAACAAAACTTcaagaaatggaaattgatggTCATGAAAATTATGATGAGAAGAGGGCTGAGCATCTTGAGAAATTACAAAATCTAAATACAGAAATGGCTATCGAGATAATTGGTCTATTTCTAAAAACTAAGCTGACTTCAAGGATCCTTTACTTGGCACGACAGAACTT GCCTGCACATTGGTCAAGATTCGTCCAAAGATTACAGCTTCTTGGAGCTAATTCAGCAGCATTaagaaatttaaaaactttgacaGCTGAGGGTCTTCTGCAGTTGACTTCAGAAACTCATTTAGTATTGACTCAAGGATCAAAAACAAGTTCACTGCAAAAGTTTCATGCTGTTATGGCTTTGGGATCTTTAGTGTCTTCTGCAGGTGTTTGTCATGGAGCTAGTCGTTCTGCTCTTTGGCTTCCTCTTGATCTTGCATTAGAAGATGCCATGGATGGGTATCAGGTTAATGCAACAAGTGCCATTGAAATCATAACTG GTTTAACTAAAACCCTTCAAGCAATAAACAACACCACATGGCACGACACCTTTTTAGGTCTTTGGATTGCAGCTCTCCGTCTTGTTCAAAGG GAAAGGGATCCCATCGAGGGCCCTATTCCTCGCCTAGACACTTGCTTATGCATATTACTATCCATCATACCCCTTGTGGTTGCTGATCTTATTGAGGAAGAAGAAAATGTGCCCATTGAGGAATCAGAATGGGTTTCCACAAATCATTGGAAGGGAAAAAAGGTTCCTGGAAAGCGCCGAAATGACTTGGTCTCCAGCTTACAGTTACTGGGTGATTACCAAGGCTTGCTGAGTCCACCGCAATCTGTTGTTTCAGCAGCCAATCAAGCTGCTGCAAAAGCCATGTTGTTTGTTTCAGGAATCAAGGTTGGCAGTGCATATTTTGAGTGTATCAACATGAATGACATGCCGATCAATTGTT CTGGAAACATGCGCCATCTGATCGTTGAAGCTTGTATTGCCAGAAACCTATTGGACACATCATCATATTTTTGGCCAGGTTATGTGAATGGATCCATCAGCCAAATACCTCACAGTGTGCCAGCTCAGGTGCCTGGTTGGTCGTCATTCATGAAGGGGGCCCTACTTACCCCGGTGATGATCAGTGCCCTGGTTTCAAGCCCTGCTTCAAG TTTAGCAGAGCTTGAGAAAGTGTATGAGCTTGCTGTCAACGGGTCAGATGATGAGAAGATATCTGCTGCTACAATTCTTTGTGGGGCTTCTCTTCTTCGGGGTTGGAACATACAG GAACATACTGTTCATTTTATTACTAGATTATTGTCTCCTTCAGTTCCTGTGGATTATTCTGGGGTTGACAGTCATTTGATAAGCTACGCTCCAATCCTCAATGTACTTATTGTTGGACTAGCATCTGTTGATTGTGTTCAGATCTTCTCACTACATGGCTTG GTCCCACAACTTGCATGCTCATTGATGCCGATTTGTGAGGTTTTTGGGACATGTGTGCCAGATGTCTCGTGGACTCTGCCCACAGGGGAAGAAATCTCTGCCCATGCTGTGTTTTCAAATGCATTTGCACTTCTTTTGAAGCTATGGAGGTTTAATCATCCTCCTCTTGAACATGGAGTTGGAGATGTACCTACAGTTGGATCCCAGCTGACCCCTGAATACATCCTATCAGTACGAAACTCTTACTTAGTCTCCTCTGGAAATGTCTATAAGGATAGAAACAAAAGGAGGCTTTCTTCAGTTGCAACTTCATCATCTCTAAAACCAATATTTGTGGACTCATTTCCAAAATTGAAAGTCTGGTATCGGCAGCATCAAAAATGCTTAGCATCTACCCTCTCTGGTCTTGTTCATGGAACTCCTGTTCATCAGATTGTCAATGTGCTTCTTAACATGATGTTCAGAAAGATTAATAGAGGGAGCCAGTCTTTAACTACTATTACTTCTGGAAGTAGTTGCTCATCTGGATCTGGAAATGAGGATTCTTCTCTAAGGCCTAAATTGCCGGCCTGGGACATCTTGGAGGCTGTTCCTTTTGTGGTTGATGCAGCATTGACAGCCTGTGCCCATGGAAGGCTTTCTCCACGCGAATTGGCTACAG GGCTTAAAGATTTAGCTGACTTTCTTCCTGCATCCTTGGCAACCATTGTGAGCTACTTCTCAGCTGAAGTAAGTCGAGGTGTTTGGAAGCCAGTATATATGAATGGTACTGATTGGCCAAGTCCTGCAGCAAACTTATCCAATGTTGAGGAAAAGATCAAGAAAATCTTGGCTGCTACTGGTGTTGATATCCCAAGCCTTGCAGCAG GAGGGAGTTCTCCAGCTACACTTCCCTTGCCTCTGGCTGCTTTTGTGAGCCTCACCATAACCTATAAAATTGACAAAGCCTCAGAACGATTTCTCAATTTGGCTGGTCCAGCATTGGAGTCACTTGCAGCTGGGTGCCCTTGGCCTTGCATGCCAATAGTGGCTTCGCTGTGGACCCAAAAGGCAAAGCGCTGGTTTGACTTCCTTGTGTTCTCTGCATCTCGTACTGTCTTCCTCCACAACAGTGATGCAGTGTTTCAGCTTCTTAAAAGCTGCTTCACTGTCACCCTCGGTCTTGGTCCCACAGATATCTCAAGCAATGGTGGTGTTGGAGCACTTCTTGGCCATGGATTTGGTTCTCATTTTCGTGGTGGGATTTCTCCTGTTGCCCCTGGAATTCTTTATCTGCGTGTTTACCGATCCGTTAGAGAAATTGTGTTCATTACAGAAGAAATTATCTCTCTCATAATGCATTCAGTGAGAGAAATAGCTTGCAGTGGACTTCCtagagaaaaattagagaaattgaAGATAACAAATAATGGACTGAGATGTGGACAGGTTTCTTTCACTGCAGCAATGACTCGGGTGAAACTTGCTGCTTCACTGGGAGCTTCTTTAATATGGTTATCGGGTGGCGTGGGTTTGGTTCAGTCATTGTTCAAAGAAACTTTACCTTCTTGGTTTATTGCTGTTCACAGGTCTGACCAGGAAGAAGGACCTGAAGGGATGGTTGCCATGCTTGGGGGATATGCACTTGCTTATTTTGCCGTACTTTGTGGAGCTTTTGCTTGGGGAGTTGACTCGTCATCATCGGCATCAAAGCGGCGTCCTAAAGTCCTTGGTGTGCACCTGGAATTTCTAGCAAGTGCACTTGATGGAAAGATATCACTCGGTTGTGATTGGGCAACTTGGAGGTCATATGTGTCAGGGTTTGTGAGCCTAATGGTAGGTTGCACACCTTCTTGGGTGCTGGAGGTGGATGCAGATGTTCTGGAGAGACTGAGCAAGGGATTGAGGCAGTGGAATGAGGAGGAGCTTGCCCTGGCTTTGCTGGGAGTTGGAGGAGTTGAGACAATGGGTGCTGCCGCTGAACTGATAATTGAGGAACAATGA